One stretch of Candidatus Zymogenus saltonus DNA includes these proteins:
- a CDS encoding tetratricopeptide repeat protein, with product MRKWGYLITLSLIIGTVIALIFIIKGTSLSIVEDHSGVDYGVSLIRDGRYNDAASVFAEALESNPNDPELLNYLGISRFNKGDYAGALKAFSSALKINPSLADANHNLGLTYHEMGLYYHAIEYYERVINLGADDDLLHYHMGLTKIALRDWDGAVESLDTAVTLGSRKTPPDDKMLEEYRRYLKYARYRDGFGKK from the coding sequence GTGAGGAAGTGGGGATACTTAATAACACTCTCTTTAATTATTGGCACCGTAATTGCGCTGATATTTATCATCAAGGGGACTTCCTTATCGATTGTGGAGGATCATTCGGGGGTGGATTACGGGGTCTCGTTGATCAGGGACGGGAGATACAACGACGCGGCCTCGGTCTTTGCCGAGGCCCTCGAGTCCAATCCCAATGACCCCGAGCTTCTGAACTACCTCGGCATCTCCCGCTTCAACAAAGGCGACTACGCGGGCGCCCTAAAGGCCTTTTCAAGCGCCCTGAAGATAAATCCCTCTCTTGCCGATGCCAACCACAACCTCGGCCTCACCTATCACGAAATGGGGCTTTACTACCACGCCATAGAGTACTACGAGCGGGTGATAAACCTCGGAGCCGACGATGACCTCCTCCACTACCATATGGGCCTCACAAAGATAGCCCTGAGAGACTGGGACGGGGCTGTGGAGAGCCTCGATACGGCCGTCACCCTAGGATCCCGAAAAACTCCCCCTGATGACAAAATGTTGGAGGAGTATCGCAGATACCTGAAATACGCACGGTATAGAGATGGGTTTGGAAAGAAGTAG
- a CDS encoding DUF362 domain-containing protein produces MGRRCFLAGSLKVGVSALASTALPLYSSLASAAGGTTLAVATGRNYRNVVIDAVDMLGGLGSFVSSGERVAIKPNIGWDRTPELAANTHPIVVKTIAEMCLDAGAKRITVLDRTCDDARRTYVNSGIKSAVEEIKDSRVRVEYVNMERFVKIKIPRGIKLEDLEVYRTVLDADKLINVPVAKSHGLTTLTLSMKNLMGVIGGRRGMIHWEIDQKLADISTVIRPDLIVLDATRILTRGGPSGGNIKNVKVLNKVIAGTDPVAIDSYGATLFGIKGTDIGHIATAYKMGLGEINLSKVTVKGV; encoded by the coding sequence ATGGGGAGGAGATGTTTCCTGGCCGGCTCCTTAAAGGTTGGTGTATCGGCATTGGCCTCTACAGCTCTTCCCTTATATAGCAGTTTGGCCTCCGCCGCGGGTGGAACCACCCTCGCGGTGGCCACTGGCAGGAATTATCGAAACGTCGTAATCGACGCCGTCGACATGCTGGGGGGATTGGGGAGTTTCGTCTCCAGTGGGGAGCGGGTGGCGATAAAGCCTAACATCGGTTGGGACAGGACTCCGGAGCTCGCCGCCAACACCCACCCTATTGTCGTTAAGACGATTGCGGAGATGTGCCTCGACGCAGGGGCCAAAAGGATAACGGTCTTGGACAGGACGTGCGACGACGCCAGGAGGACATACGTAAACAGCGGCATAAAAAGCGCCGTTGAGGAGATTAAGGATTCCAGGGTGAGGGTGGAGTACGTCAACATGGAAAGATTCGTCAAGATAAAGATACCCCGCGGGATAAAGCTGGAGGACCTCGAGGTCTATCGAACGGTTCTGGACGCCGATAAGCTGATCAACGTTCCGGTAGCCAAGAGCCACGGCCTGACGACACTTACCCTCTCGATGAAGAATCTTATGGGGGTGATTGGGGGGAGACGGGGGATGATCCACTGGGAGATAGACCAGAAGCTCGCCGACATCTCGACCGTCATAAGGCCTGACCTCATAGTCCTTGACGCCACGAGAATCCTCACAAGAGGCGGGCCTTCGGGCGGGAATATCAAGAACGTAAAGGTGCTGAACAAGGTAATAGCGGGGACCGATCCCGTTGCTATCGATTCCTACGGGGCGACCCTCTTCGGCATTAAGGGCACCGATATAGGCCACATCGCTACCGCGTACAAGATGGGCCTGGGCGAGATAAACCTGAGCAAGGTTACCGTCAAGGGGGTCTGA
- a CDS encoding 4Fe-4S binding protein, with translation MPSPYLRRAVQLFFILIFLTLFVATTYRGGNEVHYPINVFFQVDPLTAIGNILATKSFEGFVDFFLPSLIILLATIIIGRFFCGWVCPVGGVLDLLRPVVYGGKARARGAEGGLWLKNAKFPKSLKYYLLIIILIPTLFSVNLTGIFDPLSIAIRSLTIAIYPLFSSLSFSIFSWLFGFDLPVITPVTDATYGFLSRIILPFKQGFFALSIFSLAIFLGIIIAERIRPRFWCRYLCPLGAVLSIFATFSFLKRTPARLCKDCQDCSDNCIMDAFSEFEKGGDFLKGECILTEDCVTLCQKGRVENTLSLKSIRSRGGRSDIRRRYVITSAIAGLFVQPLLSVSPVRKLKKEGGINFLIRPPGAMDEAEFIERCIKCTECMMVCPTGGLQPDIAMGGLESIYSPVLVPRIGYCEYLCTLCGQVCPTDAIRELKVDEKKETVIGKAYIDTDRCLPWAHNVNCIVCEEHCPTADKAIKYHKWKEGDEPSTDGSPLKKPYVIYDLCVGCGICENKCPIGGRSAIIVTSMKEEI, from the coding sequence ATGCCGTCTCCCTATTTGAGGAGGGCGGTGCAACTCTTCTTCATCCTCATCTTTCTTACCCTGTTCGTCGCCACGACCTACCGGGGTGGAAACGAGGTCCACTATCCGATAAACGTCTTCTTCCAGGTGGACCCCCTCACCGCAATAGGGAACATCCTCGCCACGAAGTCTTTTGAGGGATTTGTTGATTTCTTTCTGCCGTCCCTCATAATTCTCCTCGCAACGATAATCATCGGGCGCTTCTTCTGCGGCTGGGTCTGTCCAGTCGGAGGAGTCCTTGACCTCCTGCGCCCCGTGGTATATGGGGGGAAGGCGAGGGCGAGAGGAGCCGAGGGGGGACTATGGCTGAAAAATGCGAAGTTCCCCAAGAGCCTGAAATACTACCTCCTGATCATCATCCTGATTCCGACGCTTTTCTCCGTCAACCTGACCGGCATCTTCGATCCCTTGAGCATCGCCATAAGATCCCTTACCATCGCAATCTATCCTCTATTTTCATCGCTGTCCTTTTCGATATTCAGTTGGTTGTTTGGGTTTGACCTTCCGGTAATTACCCCCGTGACCGACGCAACTTACGGTTTTTTGTCGAGGATTATTCTCCCTTTTAAACAGGGCTTTTTCGCCCTCTCGATATTCAGCCTCGCGATCTTTCTGGGAATAATAATCGCCGAGAGGATAAGGCCCCGCTTCTGGTGCAGGTATCTATGCCCCCTGGGGGCGGTCCTCTCGATCTTCGCCACATTCTCCTTTCTGAAGAGGACTCCTGCAAGGCTCTGCAAGGACTGCCAGGATTGTTCCGACAACTGCATCATGGACGCCTTTTCGGAGTTTGAAAAGGGCGGGGACTTCCTGAAGGGCGAATGTATCCTCACCGAGGACTGTGTTACCCTTTGTCAAAAGGGAAGGGTTGAGAATACCTTAAGCCTGAAATCGATCCGGTCGAGGGGGGGGCGTTCGGATATAAGGCGGAGATACGTAATAACCTCGGCAATCGCCGGGCTTTTTGTCCAGCCGCTTCTCTCCGTATCGCCCGTGAGGAAGCTCAAAAAGGAGGGGGGGATCAACTTTCTCATCCGCCCCCCGGGGGCGATGGATGAGGCGGAGTTTATCGAGAGGTGCATCAAATGCACCGAGTGCATGATGGTGTGTCCCACGGGAGGACTCCAGCCCGACATCGCGATGGGCGGGCTCGAATCGATATACTCCCCCGTCCTCGTTCCGAGGATAGGCTACTGCGAGTACCTCTGCACCCTCTGCGGACAGGTGTGCCCCACCGACGCCATAAGGGAGCTAAAAGTAGATGAAAAGAAGGAGACTGTAATCGGAAAGGCGTATATAGATACCGACAGGTGCCTTCCCTGGGCGCACAACGTCAACTGCATTGTCTGCGAGGAGCACTGCCCCACGGCGGACAAGGCCATAAAATATCATAAATGGAAGGAGGGAGACGAGCCTTCAACAGACGGATCCCCCTTGAAGAAGCCGTATGTAATATACGACCTCTGCGTCGGCTGCGGGATATGCGAGAACAAGTGTCCCATTGGAGGTCGCTCCGCGATAATCGTGACCTCCATGAAGGAAGAGATATAG
- a CDS encoding alpha-glucosidase, whose translation MSASKKGEAAKGSPKDSQKKSPKGSIWWREGVFYQIYPRSFKDTNGDGVGDLNGITDRLDYLNDGTENSLGIDAIWLSPINPSPMFDFGYDVSDYKDIDPAFGNLTDFKRLLKEAHKRGIRIVLDFVPNHTSHLHEWFLESRSSKDSPKRDWYIWQDRGSFRGGRPNNWQSVFGGPAWELDEKTGQFYYHHFLKEQPDLNWRNKKVRKAMYDQMRFWLDMGVDGFRLDVINHIFKDEKLRSNPYTIGIRPYDMQKHLYDKELPECVEVAREMRSVVDSYGKEGSGVERMLVGEVFSKDPVKAAEFYGNGMDRLNLVFNFDFFFNHFRAEAFREAISLWEDLLPDRAWPTYFLSNHDQPRHISRYGRGSEDEIVMRARVAATMLLTLKGTPFLYYGEEIGMRNLHIKKQDLQDPVGIRYWPVPVGRDMARTPMQWDDTVGVGFTQSSKPWLPINPNRSYINVKAELKNKDSLLSFYRNLIWKRKGTPSLTSGSIEILRGTPKGIFAYRRVKGDDSRLVLLNFKGCKRTIAQNIIGGEKEVRYSVDFSTHRAGGDDVKFPLEVWPYEATILR comes from the coding sequence ATGAGTGCTTCAAAAAAGGGGGAGGCCGCCAAAGGCTCGCCGAAAGATTCGCAAAAAAAGTCACCAAAAGGTTCAATATGGTGGAGGGAGGGGGTCTTCTATCAGATCTACCCGAGGAGCTTTAAAGACACCAACGGCGACGGCGTCGGCGACCTCAACGGGATAACCGATCGCCTCGATTACCTTAACGACGGCACCGAAAACTCCCTCGGCATCGACGCCATATGGCTCTCGCCGATAAATCCGTCTCCGATGTTCGACTTCGGCTACGACGTCTCCGATTACAAGGATATCGATCCGGCCTTCGGCAATCTGACCGATTTCAAGAGGCTCCTCAAGGAGGCGCACAAGCGGGGCATAAGGATAGTCCTCGATTTCGTCCCGAACCACACTTCCCACCTCCACGAGTGGTTTCTGGAGTCGAGAAGCTCAAAGGACAGCCCGAAGCGCGACTGGTACATCTGGCAGGACAGGGGGAGCTTCAGGGGTGGGAGGCCGAACAACTGGCAGTCGGTCTTCGGCGGCCCCGCCTGGGAGTTGGACGAGAAAACGGGGCAGTTCTACTACCACCACTTTCTTAAGGAGCAGCCCGACCTTAACTGGAGGAACAAGAAGGTCAGAAAGGCGATGTACGACCAGATGCGGTTCTGGCTGGACATGGGCGTGGACGGCTTCAGGTTGGATGTCATCAACCACATCTTCAAGGACGAGAAGCTGAGGAGCAATCCCTACACAATAGGGATTCGCCCCTACGACATGCAAAAACACCTCTACGACAAGGAGCTTCCGGAGTGCGTCGAGGTGGCGAGGGAGATGCGAAGCGTGGTCGACTCCTACGGGAAGGAGGGGAGCGGAGTGGAGAGGATGCTCGTAGGGGAGGTGTTTTCCAAGGACCCTGTAAAAGCAGCCGAGTTTTACGGAAACGGGATGGATAGGCTGAACCTCGTCTTCAACTTCGACTTCTTCTTCAATCACTTCAGGGCGGAGGCCTTCCGGGAGGCGATCTCCCTGTGGGAGGATCTGCTGCCGGACAGGGCCTGGCCGACTTATTTTCTGTCCAACCACGACCAGCCGAGGCATATAAGCAGATACGGCAGGGGAAGTGAAGACGAAATCGTCATGAGGGCCAGGGTCGCGGCGACGATGCTCCTGACGCTCAAGGGCACCCCGTTCCTCTACTACGGCGAGGAGATAGGTATGAGAAACCTTCACATAAAGAAGCAAGATCTCCAAGACCCGGTGGGGATACGCTACTGGCCGGTGCCGGTGGGGAGGGACATGGCGAGAACCCCCATGCAGTGGGATGACACCGTGGGCGTCGGCTTTACGCAATCGAGCAAACCCTGGCTTCCAATAAATCCCAATAGATCCTATATCAATGTTAAGGCCGAGTTGAAAAACAAGGACTCGCTCCTCTCGTTTTACAGAAACCTGATATGGAAGAGGAAAGGAACCCCCTCCCTGACATCCGGATCGATCGAGATATTAAGGGGGACGCCCAAGGGGATATTCGCATACAGGAGGGTTAAGGGAGACGACTCGCGCCTTGTTCTTCTCAATTTCAAGGGGTGCAAAAGGACAATCGCCCAGAACATCATCGGCGGTGAGAAGGAGGTGAGATACTCGGTAGATTTTTCCACGCACAGAGCCGGCGGGGATGACGTCAAATTTCCCCTCGAAGTCTGGCCTTACGAGGCCACAATCCTCAGATAG
- a CDS encoding alanine--glyoxylate aminotransferase family protein yields MKKYLMTPGPTPIPERVLLAMAEPIIHHRAPRFSEILEEVREGLKYLYQSKNEIIIHSSSGTGAMEAAVVNTLSTGDKVITVRGGKFGERWAEISQAYGLETINIDVTWGEAVDPALIEDALKKNRDVKAVMIQASETSTGVAHPVKEVSEIVRKLDGTLFIVDAISALGVVDLPTDEWGLDVVVSGSQKGLMLPPGLAFASVSEKAKGFMNRSNLPKYYFDFAKEEKNLLKNQNAYTPAISLIVGLAEALKIIREIGLENLFHRYSVMGDAVRKGAVEIGLELFAPTSPSNSITAIKAPAEIDGGKIVKTLRETHGITVAGGQAELKGKIFRIAHMGYVDTFDIIMTIAAVEMTLSTLGFKVDAGKGVGIAEEILKKLNAIN; encoded by the coding sequence ATGAAAAAGTACCTAATGACACCCGGACCCACACCAATTCCGGAGAGGGTCCTCCTGGCAATGGCGGAGCCGATAATCCACCACAGGGCACCTAGGTTTTCGGAGATCCTCGAAGAGGTAAGGGAAGGTCTCAAGTACCTCTACCAGAGCAAAAACGAGATAATCATCCACAGCTCCTCGGGAACGGGAGCCATGGAAGCGGCGGTGGTGAACACCTTATCCACCGGCGACAAGGTTATCACCGTCAGGGGAGGGAAGTTCGGCGAGAGGTGGGCCGAGATCTCCCAGGCCTACGGCCTCGAGACAATAAACATCGATGTTACATGGGGGGAGGCTGTCGATCCGGCCCTGATAGAAGACGCCCTCAAAAAGAACAGGGACGTCAAGGCCGTGATGATTCAGGCCTCGGAGACATCGACCGGTGTCGCCCACCCGGTTAAGGAGGTCTCAGAGATCGTCAGGAAGCTGGACGGGACGCTCTTTATCGTAGACGCCATATCGGCGTTGGGGGTGGTTGATCTCCCCACGGACGAATGGGGGCTCGACGTCGTCGTCTCAGGCTCCCAGAAGGGATTGATGCTTCCGCCGGGTCTCGCCTTTGCGTCCGTATCCGAAAAGGCAAAGGGATTCATGAACCGCTCGAACCTCCCGAAGTACTATTTCGACTTCGCAAAGGAGGAGAAGAACCTGCTCAAGAACCAGAACGCCTACACCCCGGCCATCTCCCTTATCGTGGGGCTTGCCGAGGCCCTTAAGATCATACGGGAGATAGGCCTCGAAAACCTCTTCCATCGGTATTCTGTGATGGGCGACGCCGTCAGGAAGGGAGCGGTTGAGATCGGCCTCGAGCTTTTCGCCCCCACATCGCCCTCGAACTCCATTACGGCAATCAAGGCCCCGGCCGAAATCGACGGGGGCAAGATAGTAAAGACCCTTCGGGAGACTCATGGGATAACGGTTGCGGGCGGCCAGGCGGAGCTGAAGGGGAAGATATTCAGGATAGCCCATATGGGCTACGTCGACACGTTCGACATAATTATGACCATAGCGGCCGTCGAGATGACGCTTTCGACCCTCGGATTTAAGGTGGATGCCGGAAAGGGAGTGGGCATTGCCGAGGAAATACTGAAGAAACTCAACGCTATTAATTAG